Proteins encoded by one window of Longimicrobiales bacterium:
- a CDS encoding PTS system mannose/fructose/sorbose family transporter subunit IID, giving the protein MSEPVRSTRAAMLLRSFSVQATWNYRTLMGAGFAYVMLPVLRELYGRDRDRLRDAIARHSGVFNCHPYLVGIAAGAVARLEADGADPRLIDRFKAAVRGSLGSLGDQLIWAGWRPVCALLALLLLLVGMPWWVVCGAFLIAYNAGHVAARIYSFRLGWAHGMGVAEKLRQPWVAEVQRRIATTGAFLLGVLVPLAAGGRTLALPHPAIAAAVAAVGLLLGLRFGSAVRTPVVLVLVVFVLVGLFVRWWS; this is encoded by the coding sequence ATGAGCGAGCCGGTACGTTCGACGCGCGCCGCGATGCTGCTGCGCTCGTTCTCGGTCCAGGCGACCTGGAACTACCGCACGCTGATGGGCGCGGGCTTCGCGTACGTGATGCTGCCCGTGCTGCGCGAGCTCTACGGCCGCGACAGGGACCGGCTGCGGGACGCCATCGCGCGCCACAGCGGCGTATTCAACTGCCACCCGTACCTGGTCGGCATCGCGGCGGGTGCCGTCGCGCGCCTGGAAGCGGACGGGGCCGACCCGCGCCTGATCGATCGATTCAAGGCAGCGGTCCGGGGCTCCCTCGGCTCCCTCGGCGACCAGCTGATCTGGGCGGGCTGGCGGCCGGTGTGTGCGCTGCTCGCGCTGCTGCTGCTGCTCGTCGGGATGCCGTGGTGGGTGGTGTGCGGCGCGTTCCTCATCGCGTACAATGCAGGGCACGTGGCGGCGCGCATCTACTCGTTCCGGCTCGGCTGGGCCCACGGGATGGGGGTGGCCGAAAAGCTCCGGCAGCCATGGGTCGCCGAAGTCCAGCGGCGCATCGCGACGACGGGCGCGTTCCTGCTCGGTGTGCTCGTGCCGCTGGCGGCCGGAGGCCGCACGCTGGCGCTGCCGCATCCGGCCATCGCCGCGGCGGTCGCCGCTGTCGGGCTGCTGCTCGGCCTTCGGTTCGGCAGTGCGGTGCGC
- a CDS encoding PTS sugar transporter subunit IIC, translating to MIWLQIALLAGVIGLDSTAFPQIMISRPIVAGALTGLLFGRPAEGVMLGALLEVFHLATLPIGAARYPEAGTANVSGVAAYLFATPALDVPALFLAGVFALAWERIAGGSVVLLRRANERLIVDAATVAEPGRLIERRHVLALALDFARGAVVTLVGALAGAALLLAFAPFWSLPEPVVRSAIAVATTTLLAAALSVFGGWQERKRIFLFGLLCGTLLSLIA from the coding sequence ATGATCTGGCTCCAGATCGCGCTGCTGGCAGGCGTCATCGGCCTGGACTCCACGGCCTTCCCGCAGATCATGATCTCGCGCCCGATCGTCGCGGGTGCACTGACCGGCCTGCTGTTCGGGCGACCGGCGGAGGGGGTCATGCTGGGTGCGCTCCTGGAAGTGTTCCACCTGGCGACGCTCCCCATCGGCGCTGCACGCTACCCCGAGGCAGGGACCGCCAACGTGAGCGGCGTCGCTGCGTACCTGTTTGCGACGCCCGCGCTGGACGTGCCGGCGCTCTTTCTCGCCGGCGTCTTTGCGCTGGCATGGGAGCGCATTGCGGGCGGCTCCGTGGTACTGCTGCGCCGGGCCAACGAGCGACTGATCGTGGACGCGGCCACGGTCGCGGAGCCGGGCCGCCTGATCGAGCGCCGACACGTGCTCGCGCTCGCGCTCGACTTCGCACGCGGTGCGGTCGTGACGCTGGTGGGCGCACTGGCAGGGGCCGCGCTGCTGCTCGCGTTCGCGCCGTTCTGGTCGCTGCCCGAACCGGTCGTTCGGAGTGCCATCGCGGTCGCGACTACGACACTGCTGGCTGCGGCGCTGAGTGTGTTCGGAGGCTGGCAGGAGCGCAAACGAATTTTCCTGTTCGGGCTGCTGTGCGGAACACTGCTTTCGCTGATCGCATGA
- a CDS encoding PTS sugar transporter subunit IIB, with protein MPIVLLRIDERLIHGQVVVGWGAMLHPDRIVIVDDEIAASEWEQELYALGLPDEIRAEFHTIEESRALVPGWQADRLRTVVLTRTVDAMSRLAEGGVLRGTEVNVGGLHHSAGRRRVLPYVFLSDAERAALQHLADSGVDVSARDVPGARRVDLAHLLGPVGE; from the coding sequence ATGCCGATCGTTCTGCTGCGCATTGACGAGCGGTTGATTCACGGCCAGGTCGTCGTCGGCTGGGGCGCGATGCTGCACCCTGACCGGATCGTCATCGTCGACGACGAGATCGCCGCATCGGAGTGGGAGCAGGAGCTCTACGCGCTCGGACTGCCGGACGAGATCCGTGCCGAGTTCCACACCATCGAGGAGAGCCGTGCGCTCGTGCCCGGGTGGCAGGCGGACCGGCTGCGCACCGTGGTGCTGACGCGCACCGTCGACGCGATGAGCCGACTGGCTGAGGGAGGCGTCCTGCGCGGAACCGAGGTGAACGTCGGCGGCCTGCATCACTCCGCCGGCCGGCGACGCGTGCTGCCCTACGTCTTCCTGAGCGACGCCGAGCGTGCTGCGCTCCAGCACCTCGCGGACAGCGGCGTCGACGTCAGCGCGCGCGACGTTCCCGGCGCGCGGCGCGTCGATCTCGCGCACCTGCTCGGCCCCGTCGGCGAATGA
- the hprK gene encoding HPr(Ser) kinase/phosphatase, which yields MSEATAPAVTVGDLLRIKSQYLQLELLTKAADLDRPIASATVSSPGLALTGFSERFPRGRLQVLGETEVRYLRSVDEELRREAVERLLRLAIPAVIVTKNQQVPGMLIELADAARVPVLRSKLKTGEFYRRLQPWLDDAFAPRTTMHGSMADVYGVGLLFVGRSGIGKSECVLDLVERGHRLVADDIVQVTKRGNDVLIGRGLDFHHHHMEIRGIGLIDIRRLFGIRAIRQQKRIEVVVKLVDWDRREAYERTGLDGMTTDILGVSLPTVTVPLNAGKNITVITEVVAMNLLLRYSGHDTAREFNERLIERMQRGVAGREDAAMASVREYLEQDYE from the coding sequence ATGAGTGAGGCGACCGCGCCGGCCGTCACGGTCGGGGACCTGCTGCGCATCAAGTCGCAGTACCTCCAGCTCGAGCTGCTCACCAAGGCAGCCGACCTGGACCGCCCCATCGCGTCGGCCACGGTGTCGAGTCCGGGGCTGGCGCTGACCGGCTTCAGCGAGCGGTTTCCGCGCGGTCGCCTGCAGGTACTCGGTGAAACGGAGGTCCGCTACCTGCGCTCGGTGGACGAGGAACTGCGACGCGAGGCGGTCGAGCGGCTGCTGCGTCTCGCGATCCCGGCCGTGATCGTCACCAAGAATCAGCAGGTGCCCGGGATGCTGATCGAGCTTGCCGATGCGGCGCGCGTTCCCGTTCTTCGCTCCAAGCTCAAGACGGGGGAGTTCTACCGGCGGCTGCAACCCTGGCTCGACGATGCATTCGCACCGCGGACGACGATGCACGGCTCCATGGCCGACGTTTACGGTGTCGGCCTCCTGTTCGTCGGGCGCAGCGGCATCGGCAAGAGCGAGTGTGTGCTGGACCTCGTCGAGAGGGGGCACCGCCTGGTTGCGGACGACATCGTTCAGGTGACCAAGCGCGGCAATGACGTACTGATCGGCCGCGGCCTGGATTTCCACCATCATCACATGGAGATCCGCGGCATCGGCCTGATCGATATCCGCCGGCTGTTCGGCATCCGCGCGATACGCCAGCAGAAGCGGATCGAGGTCGTGGTCAAGCTGGTTGACTGGGACCGCAGGGAGGCGTACGAGCGCACCGGCCTGGACGGCATGACCACGGACATCCTGGGCGTGTCCCTGCCGACCGTGACGGTGCCGCTGAACGCGGGCAAGAACATCACGGTGATCACGGAAGTCGTCGCGATGAACCTGCTGCTGCGCTACTCGGGGCATGACACCGCGCGCGAGTTCAACGAGCGGCTGATCGAACGGATGCAGCGAGGCGTTGCCGGGCGCGAGGACGCGGCAATGGCAAGTGTGCGCGAGTACCTGGAGCAGGATTATGAATGA
- the raiA gene encoding ribosome-associated translation inhibitor RaiA: MDVRISARHCTITDSTRDLARRRVDRVARIEPRASAAEILFSAENAFKHAEIRMTVPGGVQLHSHGEAESFRSALDRAAERLERQLRRRRGRTRDRRAAPAAEAMQTS, encoded by the coding sequence ATGGACGTTCGCATCTCTGCCCGACACTGCACGATTACCGACAGCACCCGCGACCTCGCGCGCAGGCGCGTGGACCGGGTCGCCCGCATCGAGCCGCGTGCATCCGCGGCAGAGATCCTGTTCAGCGCAGAAAACGCGTTCAAGCATGCTGAGATCCGCATGACGGTCCCGGGCGGCGTTCAGCTGCACTCGCACGGGGAGGCGGAGTCCTTCCGCAGTGCGCTGGACCGCGCCGCAGAGCGCCTGGAGCGTCAGCTTCGGCGGCGTCGTGGCCGCACCCGTGACCGGCGGGCCGCTCCGGCAGCCGAGGCGATGCAGACGAGCTGA
- a CDS encoding glycosyltransferase family 4 protein, which produces MRLLVVNWQDRLNPQGGGAETHLHEVFGRLAARGHEVHLLVSGWPGAPGRETVDGMDVHRVGGRHTFPLGVRGYYRRTLARQAHDLVIEDLNKVPVFAPVWAQAPVVLLVHHLFGSTAFQEASLPFAAATWLLERPLPLFYRHLPVEAVSQSTAEDMVRRGFRRDHIQVIPNGVDVEALTPHPAGTRFDEPTLLYLGRLKRYKRVDLIIRAVALLRDRGVAARLLIAGRGDAAPELERLRDELHLQERVDMLGFVDEQRKLELFRGAWVHVLTSPKEGWGISNLEAAACGTPTVASDAPGLRDSVVDGETGFLVPHGDVSALAERLALLLRDGELRARLGTGARRFAERHTWDRAAEETERHLTSVLDRQAP; this is translated from the coding sequence CTGAGACTGCTCGTCGTCAACTGGCAGGACCGGCTGAACCCGCAGGGCGGCGGCGCGGAAACGCACCTGCACGAGGTGTTCGGCCGCCTGGCCGCCCGGGGACACGAGGTGCACCTGCTCGTATCCGGCTGGCCTGGCGCCCCCGGGCGCGAAACGGTTGATGGCATGGACGTGCACCGGGTTGGCGGCCGGCATACATTCCCGCTGGGGGTGCGCGGCTACTACCGGCGCACGCTGGCGCGGCAGGCTCACGACCTGGTGATCGAGGACCTGAACAAGGTCCCGGTCTTTGCGCCCGTCTGGGCACAGGCACCCGTGGTGCTGCTTGTGCATCACCTCTTCGGTAGCACCGCGTTCCAGGAGGCGTCCCTGCCGTTTGCTGCCGCGACCTGGCTGCTCGAGCGACCGCTGCCCCTGTTCTACCGCCACCTGCCGGTGGAAGCGGTCTCCCAAAGCACGGCCGAGGACATGGTGCGGCGCGGCTTCCGGCGCGACCACATCCAGGTGATCCCGAATGGGGTGGACGTGGAGGCACTGACGCCCCACCCTGCAGGGACGCGGTTCGACGAGCCGACACTGCTCTACCTCGGGCGGCTGAAGCGCTACAAGCGCGTGGACCTGATCATCCGCGCGGTCGCGCTGCTGCGCGACCGCGGTGTGGCAGCGCGCCTGCTGATCGCCGGCCGAGGTGATGCGGCGCCGGAGCTGGAGCGGCTGCGCGACGAGCTGCACCTGCAGGAGCGGGTCGACATGCTCGGGTTCGTGGATGAGCAGCGGAAGCTCGAGCTGTTCCGGGGCGCGTGGGTGCACGTGCTGACGTCGCCGAAGGAGGGCTGGGGTATCAGCAACCTGGAAGCGGCCGCGTGCGGGACGCCGACGGTGGCGAGCGACGCTCCGGGTCTGCGCGATTCGGTGGTCGACGGCGAAACGGGCTTTCTCGTTCCGCACGGGGATGTCAGCGCACTGGCCGAGCGCCTCGCGCTGCTGTTGCGCGACGGCGAGCTGCGCGCGCGGCTGGGCACGGGCGCACGACGCTTCGCGGAGCGGCACACCTGGGATCGCGCGGCGGAAGAGACCGAGCGGCACCTGACCTCGGTTCTCGACAGGCAGGCACCGTGA
- the nusB gene encoding transcription antitermination factor NusB, with product MRERRGARSWALQVLYAWESRRSASVRDVLTEFYETRSVAPAKRPYLRELIGLLDEHLPEIDRALDGALTNWRLERLSVIDRNILRIGAAELMLQEDVPARVAISEALLLAEKYGNEESVRFVNGVLDALRREQRRAGAGGGVRH from the coding sequence ATGCGTGAGCGGCGCGGTGCGCGCTCCTGGGCGCTGCAGGTGCTGTACGCGTGGGAATCGCGGCGCAGCGCGAGCGTGCGTGACGTGCTCACCGAGTTCTATGAGACGCGCAGCGTTGCACCAGCCAAGCGGCCATACCTGCGGGAGCTGATCGGCCTGCTCGACGAGCACCTGCCGGAAATCGACCGCGCGCTGGACGGTGCGCTCACCAACTGGCGGCTGGAGCGGCTCTCCGTGATCGACCGCAACATTCTGCGCATCGGCGCAGCCGAGCTGATGCTGCAGGAGGACGTGCCGGCGCGGGTCGCGATCAGCGAGGCGCTGCTGCTGGCCGAGAAGTACGGCAACGAGGAAAGCGTCCGCTTCGTCAATGGCGTGCTGGACGCGCTGCGCCGGGAGCAGCGGCGCGCGGGTGCGGGCGGAGGAGTGCGGCACTGA
- the ribH gene encoding 6,7-dimethyl-8-ribityllumazine synthase, with translation MTRIVGSMQGKGRRFAIVVSRFNELVTDRLLAGAQACLEQHDVAADDVVVYSVPGAWELPLAADRILRAGGFDAVIALGCVIRGDTPHFDFVASGATNGLLRNALDHGVPVAFGVLTTDDTAQAMARAGGKAGNKGWEAALTALEMADLYARIGGTDA, from the coding sequence GTGACGCGGATCGTGGGAAGCATGCAGGGGAAGGGACGTCGCTTTGCGATCGTGGTGAGCCGGTTCAACGAGCTGGTGACCGACCGGCTGCTCGCGGGCGCGCAGGCGTGCCTCGAGCAGCACGATGTCGCGGCGGACGATGTCGTGGTGTACAGCGTCCCCGGCGCGTGGGAGCTGCCGCTTGCAGCGGACCGCATCCTGCGCGCAGGCGGATTCGACGCCGTGATCGCGCTCGGCTGCGTGATCCGCGGTGACACGCCGCACTTCGACTTCGTCGCGAGCGGCGCAACCAACGGCCTGCTGCGCAACGCGCTGGACCACGGCGTTCCGGTTGCGTTCGGGGTGCTGACGACGGACGACACGGCGCAGGCGATGGCACGTGCCGGCGGCAAGGCCGGCAACAAGGGATGGGAGGCAGCACTGACGGCGCTCGAGATGGCCGACCTGTACGCGCGGATCGGGGGCACGGATGCGTGA